A DNA window from Streptomyces bacillaris contains the following coding sequences:
- a CDS encoding eCIS core domain-containing protein, translating into MHAQENDRTVRADSPRTAASRAPAVEGGVSAPYGLMGLQASVGNAAVVQMLRQAGQAEYADGAEGAHRHGAGCGHGVVQRSAVHDVLRTPGRPLDDTTRADMEARLGADFSDVRIHNDSAARASAAEVGARAYTSGSHVVIGDGGADQHTLAHELTHVIQQRSGPVAGTVNGAGLKVSDPSDRFEREAEANATRVMRAAVPDTAAAVQRAKGPRPVAAVGAPAVQRAAELAPLDGGGVVGTFGQAVAGAEPEGVGTVAIVPAVLSPDLNLMEIAEKYETGFEGGTAPPDRFALVIGVNIRVRNQQDAAAAQTLLNQKVGALLGAWGANRFRVAVIGFTWANHAVDAQEASQRTIPYGEIRDRIMRAPETADMINSLREAGRMHVYLHTSDSDTASFDTAAGPLFSAASGRLESGELDVFSGGYTSPAGSRTADNDILIWHASQVDLAVRKAMAEVEPGLVYYPEPSTFVKVPEGYEGLEPGVSFGSGAEEGQQLMDSLSRERGGFTGGFDPSFAISTDMSRIGQNVGGHATGAAVTDDTIRQLFALAQTHARPQEWTKRVEKAYGITDAAFSRDLERLVFAGLTMEKLSGLPDPLPTPPIGAKLIENEAKKGTLKGADPGVVATAKASRDVLVRSLVAAIRALQARNG; encoded by the coding sequence GTGCACGCCCAGGAGAATGACCGAACCGTACGGGCCGACTCCCCCCGTACGGCCGCCTCCCGCGCCCCCGCGGTGGAGGGCGGGGTGTCGGCGCCGTACGGGCTCATGGGGTTGCAGGCCAGCGTCGGGAACGCGGCCGTCGTGCAGATGTTGCGGCAGGCGGGGCAGGCGGAGTACGCCGACGGGGCGGAAGGGGCGCATCGGCATGGTGCGGGGTGCGGGCACGGGGTTGTGCAGCGGTCCGCCGTGCATGACGTGCTGCGTACCCCGGGGCGGCCCCTCGACGACACCACCAGGGCCGACATGGAGGCCCGGCTCGGTGCCGACTTCTCCGATGTGCGGATCCACAACGACAGCGCGGCCAGGGCCTCCGCGGCCGAGGTCGGCGCCCGGGCGTACACCAGCGGCAGCCATGTCGTCATCGGTGACGGCGGGGCGGACCAGCACACTCTGGCCCATGAGCTGACCCACGTCATCCAGCAGCGTTCGGGGCCCGTCGCCGGGACCGTCAACGGGGCCGGGCTCAAGGTCTCCGACCCCTCCGACCGGTTCGAGCGCGAGGCCGAGGCCAACGCGACCCGGGTGATGCGGGCGGCGGTGCCCGACACTGCGGCGGCCGTTCAGCGGGCCAAGGGGCCGCGCCCCGTGGCGGCCGTCGGGGCTCCCGCCGTGCAGCGGGCCGCAGAACTCGCCCCGCTCGACGGGGGCGGGGTCGTCGGCACCTTCGGGCAGGCCGTCGCCGGTGCCGAGCCCGAGGGCGTGGGGACCGTCGCCATCGTCCCCGCCGTGCTCAGCCCGGACCTGAACCTCATGGAGATCGCCGAGAAGTACGAGACCGGCTTCGAGGGAGGGACGGCGCCGCCCGATCGCTTCGCCCTGGTCATCGGCGTCAACATCCGGGTCCGGAACCAGCAGGACGCGGCCGCCGCGCAGACCCTGCTGAACCAGAAGGTCGGCGCCTTACTCGGTGCCTGGGGCGCCAACCGGTTCCGGGTCGCGGTGATCGGTTTCACCTGGGCCAACCACGCCGTCGACGCCCAGGAGGCCAGCCAGCGGACCATTCCCTACGGTGAGATCAGGGACCGGATCATGCGCGCCCCCGAGACGGCCGACATGATCAACAGCCTGCGGGAAGCCGGCCGGATGCACGTCTATCTGCACACCAGTGACTCCGACACCGCATCGTTCGACACTGCCGCGGGCCCCCTGTTCTCGGCCGCGAGCGGGCGCCTGGAGTCGGGCGAGCTGGACGTGTTCAGCGGCGGCTACACCTCCCCCGCAGGCAGCCGGACCGCCGACAACGACATCCTGATCTGGCACGCCAGTCAGGTGGACCTCGCCGTGCGCAAGGCCATGGCCGAGGTGGAACCCGGCCTGGTCTACTACCCCGAACCCAGCACCTTCGTGAAGGTGCCCGAGGGGTACGAGGGACTGGAACCCGGCGTCTCCTTCGGCAGCGGGGCCGAGGAGGGCCAGCAGCTGATGGACTCGCTCTCCAGGGAGCGCGGCGGGTTCACCGGAGGATTCGACCCGAGCTTCGCGATCTCCACCGACATGAGCCGCATCGGCCAGAACGTCGGGGGACACGCCACAGGTGCCGCCGTCACCGACGACACCATCCGGCAGTTGTTCGCCCTCGCCCAGACCCACGCCCGGCCCCAGGAGTGGACGAAGCGGGTCGAGAAGGCGTACGGCATCACGGACGCCGCCTTCTCCCGGGATCTGGAGCGGCTCGTCTTCGCCGGGCTCACCATGGAGAAGCTCTCCGGCCTGCCCGACCCGCTCCCGACGCCCCCCATCGGGGCCAAGCTCATCGAGAACGAGGCCAAGAAGGGAACGCTCAAGGGAGCGGACCCCGGCGTCGTCGCGACCGCGAAGGCCAGCAGGGACGTCCTGGTCCGCTCTCTCGTCGCGGCCATTCGCGCTCTGCAGGCACGTAACGGGTAG
- a CDS encoding carbohydrate ABC transporter permease encodes MSLTATAKAGPNRPAGPGPGPDDGRAATLRRTWRKASPYAYIAPFFTLFLAFGLFPLLYTAFVSLYRVELQTSGEMEWRGIANYTALFTDEYFWTSLRNTFTIGVLSTVPQLAMALGLAHLLNYKLRGRTFIRTAILLPYATSVAAATLVFAQLFGRDFGLINYVLGLVGFDPVDWQTGTVASQIAVSTIVVWRWTGYNALIYLAGMQSIPHELYEAAEMDGASRWRQFIHVTLPGLRPTIIFTVIISTIGATQLFGEPLLFEGSISGGISHQYQTLGLYMYEQGWGFFHLGRAAAIAWVMFVVIVVLVGVNALLVRRRARKEAGR; translated from the coding sequence GTGTCCCTCACCGCCACCGCGAAGGCGGGGCCCAACCGCCCCGCCGGACCCGGACCCGGGCCCGACGACGGCCGGGCTGCAACGCTCCGGCGTACCTGGCGCAAGGCATCGCCGTACGCCTACATCGCCCCCTTCTTCACCCTCTTCCTCGCCTTCGGCCTCTTCCCGCTCCTCTACACGGCGTTCGTCTCCCTCTACCGGGTCGAACTCCAGACGAGCGGCGAGATGGAGTGGCGGGGCATCGCCAACTACACGGCGCTCTTCACCGACGAGTACTTCTGGACCTCGCTGCGGAACACGTTCACGATCGGCGTGCTGTCCACGGTCCCGCAGCTCGCGATGGCGCTGGGCCTGGCCCACCTGCTCAACTACAAACTGCGCGGGCGTACGTTCATCCGCACGGCGATCCTGCTCCCGTACGCGACCTCCGTCGCCGCCGCCACGCTCGTCTTCGCGCAGCTCTTCGGCCGGGACTTCGGGCTGATCAACTACGTGCTGGGGCTGGTCGGTTTCGACCCGGTGGACTGGCAGACGGGCACGGTCGCCTCGCAGATCGCGGTGTCGACGATCGTGGTCTGGCGGTGGACGGGGTACAACGCGCTGATCTACCTGGCGGGGATGCAGTCGATCCCGCACGAGCTGTACGAGGCCGCGGAGATGGACGGGGCGTCGCGCTGGCGCCAGTTCATCCACGTCACCCTGCCCGGCCTGCGCCCCACGATCATCTTCACGGTCATCATCTCGACGATCGGGGCGACCCAGCTCTTCGGTGAGCCGCTGCTCTTCGAGGGGTCGATCTCGGGCGGGATCTCGCACCAGTACCAGACGCTCGGCCTGTACATGTACGAACAGGGCTGGGGTTTCTTCCACTTGGGCCGGGCCGCGGCCATCGCCTGGGTGATGTTCGTCGTGATCGTGGTGCTCGTCGGGGTCAACGCCCTACTCGTGCGCCGCCGCGCTCGCAAGGAGGCCGGACGATGA
- a CDS encoding carbohydrate ABC transporter permease, which yields MTALAAPPTAPEKDGPPQPPPGKRLRKGGAGRTMKGGWLSYLILGFALLLSAFPFYWTIVTASRSNADMAKVPPSLLPGPNLIKNFEQVLEEADIGKALLNSLIVSSSITIGTVLCCTLAGFAFAKLKFKGRNALLTLTIGTMMIPPQLGVIPLFMLIAELQWVNQLQAVILPGLVSAFGVFFMRQYLVQSLPDELIEAARVDGASTARIFWSIVIPIARPGMAVLGMLTFMTAWNDFFWPIIALSSQEPTVQVALRQLGGGYVNDQSVIMAGTLLGTLPVLLVFGLLGRQIVGGIMQGAVKG from the coding sequence ATGACCGCGCTCGCCGCACCGCCGACGGCCCCCGAGAAGGACGGCCCGCCGCAGCCCCCGCCCGGCAAGCGCCTCCGCAAGGGGGGCGCGGGCCGGACGATGAAGGGCGGCTGGCTCTCGTACCTCATCCTCGGCTTCGCCCTCCTCCTCTCGGCGTTCCCCTTCTACTGGACGATCGTGACGGCCAGCCGGTCCAACGCGGACATGGCGAAGGTGCCGCCGAGCCTGCTGCCGGGCCCGAACCTGATCAAGAACTTCGAGCAGGTCCTCGAAGAGGCGGACATCGGCAAGGCGCTGCTGAACTCGCTGATCGTGTCGTCGTCGATCACGATCGGCACGGTGCTCTGCTGCACGCTGGCCGGCTTCGCCTTCGCCAAGCTGAAGTTCAAGGGCCGGAACGCGCTGCTGACGCTGACGATCGGGACGATGATGATCCCGCCGCAGCTCGGGGTGATCCCGCTCTTCATGCTGATCGCCGAACTCCAGTGGGTGAACCAGCTCCAGGCGGTGATCCTGCCAGGTCTGGTCTCGGCCTTCGGGGTCTTCTTCATGCGCCAGTACCTGGTGCAGTCGCTGCCGGACGAACTGATCGAGGCGGCCCGGGTGGACGGGGCCTCGACGGCCCGCATCTTCTGGTCGATCGTGATCCCGATCGCGCGGCCGGGGATGGCGGTGCTGGGGATGCTCACGTTCATGACGGCCTGGAACGACTTCTTCTGGCCGATCATCGCGCTCTCCTCGCAGGAGCCGACCGTGCAGGTGGCGCTGCGGCAGCTGGGCGGCGGCTATGTCAACGACCAGTCGGTGATCATGGCGGGCACGCTGCTGGGCACGCTGCCGGTGCTGCTGGTGTTCGGCCTGCTGGGCCGGCAGATCGTCGGCGGGATCATGCAGGGCGCGGTGAAGGGCTGA
- a CDS encoding glycosyl hydrolase: MIEVLLVRTSLPRPAPRAGARPGAGPAFRSGVRPAAATLLAVALAAVTLGPAASPAAAATIPAGAGSYTDSRPAGTQGPTTNTGAPVTPKVTAAARNNPVPTNDWWSSLAFQRYGDNPYSTPMYGHPLTYQAKASGLEVGYPTTPAIVGDGRQYEYAHKADLTVGLTGLNSPDTKADAWSDWTVTPYWADGSRTFRATIGHGMPFVYAKGSGGDARITTASTPTVFSDQGNVLGITVAGHHYALFAPTGADWNISGTTITAGLAGKDYFSLAVLPSTDALATYRKYAFSFVTGSQVSWQTTGGNVRATYTLTTEAREGTERGTLQALYRHQWLHTTDALTPYTYVSPRGTMKVRESASFTTSQRNNGVVPALPVSDGVDRARLTGYLNEVANASDPFSGATDTYWTGKALGRLAQLVPVADQIGQTATRDKLLGLMKGRLQEWFTAGGASEFSYDKDWKTLTGYPASYGSDTELNDHHFHYSYYVYAAAIIAQYDQAWAADSAWGTMVKHLIRDTANPSRTDSAYPFLRGFDVYAGHSWASGHQGFAAGNNQESSSESINLSAGLVLWGSATGDNNLRDLGSYLLTTESEAITQYWFDASQQVFPASFGHDTVGMVWGSGGAYATWWTANPEEIHGINVLPVTGGSLHLAREKAAIKRNIAEMERENGGPAQEWRDLLWEFEALADPASAKAKWDGVNGNYEPEQGESKAHTYHWINTLNAVGAPEMTVSGDIPTSAVFSKNGTRTYTAHNHGSSTRTVTFSDGKTLSVPARSTAVSTGPGGSDPGNPDPGNPSTGNTFRLKTGGVLTTATTDPAGADTIASADGVNRDGTPYRPNVYEIKRVNGKVSAGAATAFRLRVDAGTRVGLAPQVRVSYDLTGDGTFDRTETFRYFATDPVNGWEEYTQAAGIQATTGSLGELKNGTVRLEIWNALGNGTSQVQTGTDAAVLRIPYV, from the coding sequence ATGATCGAGGTGCTGCTCGTGCGAACCTCCCTCCCCAGACCCGCTCCCCGGGCCGGAGCCAGACCCGGAGCCGGGCCCGCGTTCCGCTCCGGCGTCAGGCCCGCCGCGGCGACCCTGCTCGCCGTCGCCCTGGCCGCCGTCACCCTGGGCCCCGCCGCCTCCCCCGCGGCCGCCGCCACCATCCCCGCGGGTGCCGGCAGCTACACCGACTCCCGCCCCGCCGGCACCCAGGGCCCGACGACCAACACCGGCGCCCCGGTCACCCCCAAGGTCACCGCCGCCGCCCGGAACAACCCGGTCCCCACCAACGACTGGTGGTCCTCGCTCGCCTTCCAGCGCTACGGCGACAACCCGTACTCCACCCCCATGTACGGGCACCCGCTCACCTACCAGGCCAAGGCCTCCGGCCTGGAGGTCGGCTACCCGACCACGCCCGCGATCGTCGGGGACGGCCGGCAGTACGAGTACGCCCACAAGGCCGACCTCACCGTCGGCCTCACCGGCCTGAACTCCCCGGACACCAAGGCCGACGCCTGGTCCGACTGGACGGTCACCCCCTACTGGGCGGACGGCTCCCGCACCTTCCGGGCCACCATCGGCCACGGCATGCCGTTCGTGTACGCCAAGGGGTCCGGCGGCGACGCCCGGATCACCACCGCCTCCACGCCCACCGTCTTCTCCGACCAGGGCAACGTCCTCGGCATCACCGTCGCGGGCCACCACTACGCCCTCTTCGCCCCGACCGGCGCCGACTGGAACATCTCCGGCACCACGATCACCGCCGGGCTCGCGGGCAAGGACTACTTCTCGCTCGCCGTGCTGCCCTCCACGGACGCGCTGGCGACCTACCGGAAGTACGCCTTCAGCTTCGTCACCGGCTCCCAGGTGTCCTGGCAGACCACCGGCGGCAACGTCCGGGCGACCTACACCCTCACCACCGAGGCCCGGGAGGGCACCGAGCGCGGCACGCTCCAGGCGCTCTACCGCCACCAGTGGCTGCACACGACCGACGCGCTGACCCCGTACACGTACGTCTCGCCGCGCGGCACGATGAAGGTGCGCGAGTCCGCCTCCTTCACCACCAGCCAGCGCAACAACGGCGTGGTGCCCGCGCTGCCCGTCTCCGACGGCGTCGACCGGGCCCGGCTGACCGGCTACCTCAACGAGGTCGCCAACGCCTCCGACCCGTTCTCGGGGGCCACGGACACCTACTGGACCGGCAAGGCGCTCGGCCGGCTCGCCCAGCTGGTGCCCGTCGCCGACCAGATCGGCCAGACCGCCACCCGCGACAAGCTCCTCGGCCTGATGAAGGGCCGGCTCCAGGAGTGGTTCACGGCGGGCGGGGCCAGTGAGTTCAGCTACGACAAGGACTGGAAGACCCTCACCGGCTACCCGGCCTCGTACGGCAGCGACACCGAACTCAACGACCACCACTTCCACTACAGCTACTACGTCTACGCGGCGGCGATCATCGCCCAGTACGACCAGGCCTGGGCGGCCGACTCGGCCTGGGGCACGATGGTCAAGCACCTCATCCGCGACACCGCCAACCCCAGCCGTACCGACTCCGCCTACCCGTTCCTGCGCGGCTTCGACGTCTACGCGGGCCACAGCTGGGCCTCCGGCCACCAGGGCTTCGCCGCGGGCAACAACCAGGAGTCCTCGTCGGAGTCCATCAACCTCAGTGCCGGACTGGTGCTCTGGGGTTCGGCCACCGGTGACAACAACCTCCGGGACCTGGGCAGTTACCTGCTGACGACCGAGTCCGAGGCGATCACCCAGTACTGGTTCGACGCGAGCCAGCAGGTCTTCCCCGCCTCCTTCGGCCACGACACCGTCGGCATGGTCTGGGGCAGCGGCGGCGCCTACGCCACCTGGTGGACCGCCAACCCGGAGGAGATCCACGGCATCAACGTCCTTCCCGTGACCGGTGGTTCGCTCCACCTGGCCCGTGAGAAGGCGGCCATCAAGCGCAACATCGCCGAGATGGAGCGCGAGAACGGCGGCCCGGCCCAGGAGTGGCGCGACCTCCTCTGGGAGTTCGAGGCGCTGGCCGACCCGGCCTCCGCGAAGGCCAAGTGGGACGGCGTGAACGGGAATTACGAGCCGGAGCAGGGTGAGTCCAAGGCGCACACCTACCACTGGATCAACACCCTCAACGCGGTCGGCGCACCCGAGATGACGGTCAGCGGGGACATCCCGACCTCGGCCGTCTTCTCCAAGAACGGCACCCGCACCTACACCGCCCACAACCACGGTTCGTCGACCCGTACGGTGACCTTCTCCGACGGCAAGACCCTGTCCGTGCCCGCCCGTTCGACGGCCGTCAGCACGGGCCCCGGCGGCAGCGACCCCGGCAACCCCGACCCGGGCAACCCGTCCACGGGCAACACCTTCCGCCTCAAGACCGGTGGCGTCCTCACCACCGCGACCACCGACCCGGCCGGCGCCGACACCATCGCCTCGGCCGACGGGGTCAACCGGGACGGCACCCCGTACCGCCCGAACGTCTACGAGATCAAGCGGGTCAACGGCAAGGTCTCCGCCGGAGCCGCCACCGCGTTCCGCCTCCGGGTCGACGCGGGCACCAGGGTCGGGCTCGCCCCGCAGGTCCGGGTCAGCTACGACCTGACCGGCGACGGCACCTTCGACCGCACCGAGACCTTCCGCTACTTCGCCACCGACCCGGTCAACGGGTGGGAGGAGTACACCCAGGCGGCGGGCATCCAGGCCACCACCGGCAGCCTGGGCGAGCTGAAGAACGGCACCGTCCGCCTGGAGATCTGGAACGCGCTCGGCAACGGCACGTCCCAGGTCCAGACGGGCACGGACGCGGCGGTGCTCAGGATCCCGTACGTGTAG
- a CDS encoding GH1 family beta-glucosidase has protein sequence MTAVDARPESTAGARAESATDASAAPRPEAGTVLRFPAGFRWGTATAAYQIEGGATEGGRTPSIWDTFSRTPGKVRNGDTGDIAADHLHRMPEDVRLMKELGVTDYRFSVSWPRVQPTGRGPAVERGLDFYRRLVDELLGAGIRPVATLYHWDLPQELEDAGGWPERDTAHRFAEYAGLVAGALGDRVSTWTTLNEPWCGAFLGYGNGVHAPGRTSDLAALRAAHHFNLAHGGATRVLRDLLPSTAEISLTLNLHALRPLTDTDADRDAVRRIDAVANRIFLDPVFHGRLPEDLVADTAGVTDWSFVKAGDLEVTSTPIDSLGINYYSPSVVSAGSSESPSPWAGAEEHVAFTPAEGPRTAMDWPVDADGLYELLTRLRDELPGLPLLVTENGAAYDDYADPEGQVHDPERVAYLDAHLGAVHRAIEDGADVRGYFLWSLLDNFEWAYGYSKRFGIVHVDFASQRRTPKDSARWYAEVIARGGVAVGG, from the coding sequence ATGACAGCTGTCGACGCACGCCCGGAATCCACGGCGGGTGCCCGCGCGGAATCCGCCACGGACGCCTCCGCGGCCCCGCGCCCGGAGGCCGGTACGGTGCTCCGCTTCCCGGCCGGATTCCGGTGGGGCACGGCCACGGCCGCGTACCAGATCGAGGGCGGGGCCACGGAGGGCGGCCGTACGCCGTCCATCTGGGACACGTTCAGCCGTACCCCCGGCAAGGTCCGCAACGGCGACACCGGGGACATCGCCGCCGACCATCTGCACCGGATGCCGGAGGACGTCCGGCTGATGAAGGAACTGGGCGTCACGGACTACCGGTTCTCCGTCTCCTGGCCCCGGGTCCAGCCGACCGGCCGGGGCCCGGCGGTCGAGCGCGGCCTCGACTTCTACCGCCGCCTGGTGGACGAGCTGCTGGGCGCGGGCATCAGACCGGTCGCGACGCTCTACCACTGGGACCTGCCGCAGGAGCTGGAGGACGCGGGCGGCTGGCCGGAGCGGGACACGGCGCACCGGTTCGCGGAGTACGCGGGCCTGGTGGCGGGGGCGCTGGGCGACCGGGTCTCGACGTGGACGACGCTCAACGAGCCCTGGTGCGGGGCGTTTCTCGGGTACGGGAACGGGGTCCACGCCCCCGGCCGGACCAGCGACCTGGCCGCTCTGCGCGCGGCGCACCACTTCAACCTGGCGCACGGCGGGGCGACCCGGGTCCTGCGCGACCTCCTCCCGTCCACGGCGGAGATCTCCCTCACCCTGAACCTCCACGCCCTGCGCCCCCTGACGGACACCGACGCCGACCGGGACGCGGTGCGGAGGATCGACGCCGTGGCGAACCGGATCTTCCTGGACCCGGTCTTCCACGGGCGGCTGCCGGAGGACCTGGTGGCGGACACGGCGGGGGTGACGGACTGGTCGTTCGTGAAGGCGGGCGACCTGGAGGTCACGTCGACCCCGATCGACTCGCTGGGCATCAACTACTACTCCCCGAGCGTGGTTTCGGCGGGCAGCTCCGAGTCGCCCTCCCCCTGGGCGGGGGCCGAGGAGCACGTGGCGTTCACCCCGGCGGAGGGCCCGCGCACGGCGATGGACTGGCCGGTGGACGCGGACGGCCTGTACGAACTGCTGACCCGCCTCCGCGACGAACTCCCGGGCCTGCCGCTGCTGGTGACCGAGAACGGGGCGGCGTACGACGACTACGCGGACCCGGAGGGCCAGGTCCACGACCCGGAGCGGGTGGCGTACCTGGACGCGCACCTGGGGGCCGTGCACCGGGCGATCGAGGACGGGGCCGACGTACGCGGGTACTTCCTCTGGTCGCTGCTGGACAACTTCGAGTGGGCGTACGGCTACAGCAAGCGGTTCGGCATCGTGCACGTGGACTTCGCGTCACAGCGCCGGACGCCGAAGGACAGCGCACGGTGGTACGCGGAGGTCATCGCGCGGGGCGGGGTGGCGGTGGGGGGCTGA
- a CDS encoding APC family permease, producing the protein MMDVGGAPAGARGMERRLGLSDAVVIGLGSMVGAGIFAALGPAADAAGSGLLLALGLASVVAYCNATSSARLAALYPESGGTYVYGRERLGEFWGYLAGWAFVVGKTASCAAMALTVGAYLWPGQAHAVAVAAVVALTAVNYAGVQKSVLLTRIVVCTVLAVLAAVVVAALGSADADAARLGIGPDVTVGGVLQAAGLLFFAFAGYARIATLGEEVRDPARTIPRAIPVALAITLAVYALVAVAVLAVLGPHGLAAATAPLSDAARAAGADWLVPVVRAGGAVAALGALLGLILGVSRTTLAMARDRHLPHALAAVHPRFGVPHRAELAVGAVVVLLAATADVREVIGFSSFGVLAYYAIANASAWTLSAEEGRPNRLVPLTGLAGCAALAFALPLGTVVTGAAVLVAGGVVHGLQRAISPRRTGS; encoded by the coding sequence ATGATGGACGTGGGTGGCGCCCCGGCCGGCGCACGGGGGATGGAGCGCCGTCTGGGGCTCTCCGACGCCGTCGTCATCGGTCTCGGGTCCATGGTGGGGGCCGGGATCTTCGCGGCGCTCGGACCCGCGGCCGACGCCGCCGGTTCCGGGCTGTTGCTCGCGCTGGGGCTGGCCTCGGTCGTGGCCTACTGCAATGCGACCTCCTCGGCCAGACTGGCCGCCCTGTATCCCGAGTCCGGCGGCACCTATGTCTACGGCCGCGAGCGCCTGGGGGAGTTCTGGGGCTACCTGGCCGGCTGGGCGTTCGTGGTCGGCAAGACCGCCTCCTGCGCGGCCATGGCCCTCACCGTCGGCGCCTACCTCTGGCCCGGCCAGGCCCACGCCGTGGCCGTGGCCGCGGTCGTGGCGCTGACCGCCGTGAACTACGCCGGGGTACAGAAGTCCGTCCTCCTCACCCGCATCGTGGTCTGTACGGTCCTGGCCGTGCTCGCGGCCGTCGTGGTCGCCGCGCTCGGCTCCGCCGACGCCGACGCCGCGCGACTCGGCATCGGCCCGGACGTCACCGTGGGCGGGGTGCTCCAGGCAGCGGGGCTGCTGTTCTTCGCCTTCGCCGGGTATGCCCGTATCGCCACTCTCGGGGAGGAGGTCCGCGATCCGGCGCGGACGATTCCGCGCGCCATCCCCGTCGCACTCGCCATCACCCTCGCCGTCTACGCCCTGGTCGCCGTCGCCGTCCTGGCGGTCCTGGGCCCGCACGGGCTGGCCGCCGCCACCGCGCCGCTGTCGGACGCCGCGCGAGCCGCGGGCGCCGACTGGCTGGTGCCGGTCGTCCGCGCCGGCGGTGCCGTCGCGGCGCTCGGGGCGCTGCTCGGGCTGATCCTCGGGGTCTCCCGTACCACCCTGGCCATGGCCCGGGACCGGCACCTGCCGCACGCCCTCGCCGCCGTCCACCCCCGCTTCGGCGTCCCCCACCGCGCCGAACTGGCCGTGGGCGCGGTCGTCGTCCTGCTCGCCGCGACCGCCGACGTACGCGAGGTGATCGGCTTCTCGTCCTTCGGTGTCCTGGCCTACTACGCCATCGCCAACGCCTCGGCGTGGACCCTCTCCGCCGAGGAGGGCCGGCCGAACCGTCTCGTCCCCCTCACCGGCCTGGCCGGTTGTGCGGCCCTGGCCTTCGCCCTGCCCCTGGGCACCGTCGTCACAGGAGCCGCCGTCCTCGTCGCCGGAGGCGTCGTCCATGGCCTGCAGAGGGCCATATCGCCGAGGCGTACGGGGAGCTGA
- a CDS encoding mannosyltransferase family protein, whose translation MSMSSPGLRPAEPRSGATSAPRENRPVGPVPYASDAPRRHRWASWLTPADRRVLQLYLLTRLSLWIMAHGARWLFPRGSDVREAAPLLAPFQQWDANHYLHIARDGYFPAGAGPWLGDWDNREAFFPGYPLLLRVVHVVVPDWTAAGLLISLVAGAVAVLALSRTARSYVPEDAAGHRTVLFFLLSPCAVFLAVGYTEALFLAFALPAWLAARRHQWSWACALTALATTVRVSGLFLAAAIAVLFVLTALQAGSGKGKGKGDGKGDGKGRRTAWRGVAWLALPGLPPLAYSWYLHAHTGDWMAWKHAQERGWYREFHTPWEAWANTWNAAFDGVHATGYAAMFQAELAAMLVGVALVAVLLRHRRRPEAVYVALSLWALGTSYWYTSVPRATLLWWPLWIGLAAASLRRYWFRTAYLCVSAPLSALVALAFFTGRWAG comes from the coding sequence GTGTCCATGTCGTCCCCCGGGCTGCGCCCGGCCGAGCCCCGGTCGGGCGCCACCTCCGCGCCCCGGGAGAACCGGCCGGTCGGGCCCGTACCGTACGCATCCGACGCGCCCCGCCGACACCGGTGGGCGTCCTGGCTCACCCCGGCCGACCGCAGGGTGCTCCAGCTCTACCTGCTGACGCGTCTGTCCCTGTGGATCATGGCCCACGGTGCCCGGTGGCTGTTTCCCCGGGGCTCGGACGTACGGGAGGCGGCGCCGCTGCTCGCCCCGTTCCAGCAGTGGGACGCGAACCACTACCTCCACATAGCGCGCGACGGCTACTTCCCGGCGGGCGCGGGCCCGTGGCTGGGCGACTGGGACAACCGGGAGGCATTCTTCCCGGGCTACCCACTACTCCTTCGGGTGGTCCATGTCGTCGTCCCGGACTGGACGGCGGCGGGCCTGCTGATCTCGCTGGTCGCGGGGGCGGTGGCCGTGCTGGCGCTCTCCCGGACGGCCCGCTCGTACGTCCCCGAGGACGCCGCCGGTCACCGTACGGTCCTGTTCTTCCTGCTCTCCCCGTGCGCGGTCTTCCTCGCGGTCGGCTACACGGAGGCGCTGTTCCTGGCCTTCGCGCTCCCGGCCTGGCTGGCGGCCCGGCGCCACCAGTGGTCGTGGGCCTGCGCGTTGACGGCTCTGGCGACGACGGTGCGGGTCAGCGGTCTGTTCCTGGCGGCGGCGATAGCGGTGCTGTTCGTGCTCACAGCGCTCCAGGCGGGTTCGGGGAAGGGGAAGGGGAAGGGGGATGGGAAGGGGGATGGGAAGGGGCGGCGGACGGCCTGGCGTGGGGTGGCCTGGCTGGCGCTGCCCGGGCTGCCGCCACTGGCGTACAGCTGGTACCTGCATGCGCACACGGGCGACTGGATGGCGTGGAAGCACGCGCAGGAGCGCGGCTGGTACCGGGAGTTCCACACCCCGTGGGAGGCGTGGGCGAACACCTGGAACGCAGCCTTCGACGGGGTGCACGCGACGGGCTACGCGGCCATGTTCCAGGCCGAGTTGGCGGCGATGCTGGTGGGAGTGGCCCTGGTCGCCGTGCTCCTGCGTCATCGCCGCCGGCCGGAGGCGGTGTACGTGGCGCTGAGCCTGTGGGCGCTGGGAACGTCGTACTGGTACACGTCCGTACCCCGTGCCACGCTGCTGTGGTGGCCGCTCTGGATCGGCCTGGCGGCGGCGAGCCTGCGCCGCTACTGGTTCCGTACGGCGTACCTGTGCGTCTCGGCCCCGCTGTCCGCGCTGGTGGCCCTGGCGTTCTTCACGGGGCGGTGGGCGGGGTGA